A genomic region of Lagenorhynchus albirostris chromosome 18, mLagAlb1.1, whole genome shotgun sequence contains the following coding sequences:
- the MEDAG gene encoding mesenteric estrogen-dependent adipogenesis protein, producing MAGLESAPAARPSLTSISSGELRSLWTCDCELALLPLAQLLRLQPGAFQLRGDQLVVPGPAEPAATRGGFNVFSDGLVRLDGQLYRLSSYIRRYVELTNYCDYKDYRETILSKPMLFFINVQTKKDSSKERTYAFLVNTRHPKIRRQIEQGMDMVISSVIGESYWLQFDFQEAVKNFLPPGNKVVNGENLSFAYEFKADALFDFFYWFGLSNSTVKVNGKVLNLSSTSPEKKETIKLFLEKMSEPLIRRSSFSDRKFSVTSRGSLDEVFNCSLSPRSSLMEPLLAELPFPCVLESEETPNPFV from the exons ATGGCGGGGCTGGAAAGCGCGCCGGCGGCCAGGCCGAGCCTGACCTCCATCTCGTCGGGGGAGCTGCGCAGCCTGTGGACGTGCGACTGCGAGCTGGCCCTGCTGCCCCTGGCCCAGCTGCTGCGCCTGCAGCCCGGCGCCTTCCAGCTGCGCGGCGACCAGCTGGTGGTCCCGGGCCCCGCGGAGCCCGCGGCCACGCGCGGGGGCTTCAACGTCTTCAGCGACGGCCTCGTGCGCCTCGACGGACAGCTCTACCGCCTCAGCAGCTACATCAGGAG ATATGTGGAACTGACCAACTACTGCGATTATAAAGACTACCGGGAAACTATATTGAGCAAACCAATGCTATTCTTTATTAATGTACAGACAAAAAAGGACTCCTCGAAAG AAAGAACGTATGCGTTTCTTGTGAACACCAGGCACCCCAAGATAAGAAGACAGATAGAGCAGGGGATGGACATGGTCATTTCCTCAGTGATTGGAGAAAGCTACTGGCTTCAG TTTGATTTTCAAGAGGCAGTAAAGAATTTTCTCCCTCCAGGAAACAAGGTGGTTAATGGAGAAAATTTGAGCTTTGCGTATGAATTCAAAGCTGACGCGTTATTTGATTTCTTCTATTGGTTTGGGCTCAGCAATTCCACTGTAAAAGTGAATGGAAAAGTTCTGAATTTGTCAAGTACAAGTCCAGAAAAGAAGGAGACCATTAAATTATTTCTGGAAAAGATGAGTGAACCTTTAATCCGAAGGAGCAGTTTCTCTGACCGAAAATTCAGTGTAACTTCCAGAG GTTCACTGGATGAAGTTTTTAACTGCAGTCTGTCACCCAGATCATCTCTGATGGAGCCTCTTTTGGCAGAATTACCATTTCCATGTGTTCTGGAATCTGAAGAGACACCCAACCCATTCGTCTGA